One Burkholderia gladioli genomic window, CGAGAACACCTGGTTCTACCTGGTGGTGGCCTTCGCGCTGTCCTATGCCGCCAACCAGCTGGCGATTCCCAAGCCGCAGATCCTGCACGCGATCACGGCCGGCGCGGCACTGTCGATCGTCACCATGCCGCTGGCCGGTTATGTCAGCGATTTCGTCGGGCAGAAGCGCCTGTTCATGATCGGCCTGGTGCTGATGTGTCTGTTCTCGGCGCCGTTCTTCCTGATGCTGGAAACGCGCCACGCGGTGACGGTCTGGTGGGCGATGGTGCTCGGCGTCGGCGTGGTGTTCCCGATCCTCTACGCGCCCGAATCGCAGTTCTTCGCCGCGCAGTTCCCGCCGCAGGTGCGCTACAGCGGTATTTCGGTGTCCGTGCAGGCCGCCGGCGTGCTCGGCGGCGGCATCGCGCCGATGATCGCCACCGCGCTGCTGGCGATGGGCGCGGGCGACCCGCGCTACGTGGTGGCCTACATGATCGCGCTGGGCGTGATCGCGCTGGCCTGCGCCGCCTGCCTGCGCGACGGCAAGGAATAAGCGTGCCGCGGCCGGCGCGGACCGGCCCGGCACAACCCTCATCCGGCGCGAACCGACGCGCCGACAACCCGAGAGAGTCGAGCATGAACGCAGTCATTCAGGAACCCGTAGCAGCCGTGCAGACCGTGCCCCTGCTGATCGACGGCGAGTTCGTCGAATCGCGCAGCACGCAATGGCGCGATATCGTCAACCCGGCCACGCAGCAGGTGCTGGCGCGCGTGCCCTTCGCCACGGCCGAGGAGATCGACGCGGCGATCGAGGCCGCGCAGGCGGCCTTCGCGAGCTGGAAGAACACGCCGCTGGGCGCCCGCGTGCGCGTGATGCTGCGTTTCCAGGCGCTGGTGCGCGAGCACATGCCGCGCATCGCGAAGGTGCTGACGGCCGAGCAGGGCAAGACCCTGCCCGATGCCGAGGGCGACATCTTCCGCGGTCTCGAGGTGGTCGAGCACGCCTGCTCGATCGGCACGCTGCAACTGGGCGAGTTCGCCGAGAACGTGGCCGGCAGCGTCGACACCTACACGCTGCGCCAGCCGATCGGCGTATGTGCCGGCATCACGCCGTTCAACTTCCCGGCGATGATCCCGCTGTGGATGTTCCCGATGGCGATCGTCTGCGGCAACACCTTCGTGCTGAAGCCCTCCGAGCAGGATCCGCTGTCGACCATGGAGCTGGTCCGGCTGGCGATCGAGGCCGGCGTGCCCAAGGGCGTGCTCAACGTGGTGCACGGCGGCAAGCAGGCGGTCGATGCGCTCTGCACGCACCGGCACGTGAAGGCGGTGTCCTTCGTCGGCTCGACCGGCGTGGGCACGCACGTCTACCGGCTCGCCAGCGAGCACGGCAAGCGCGCGCAGTCGATGATGGGCGCCAAGAACCACGCGGTGGTGCTGCCCGACGCGAATCGCGAGCAGACCCTCAACGCGCTGGCGGGCGCCGGCTTCGGCGCGGCCGGCCAGCGCTGCATGGCCACCTCGGTGGTGGTGCTGGTGGGCGCGGCGCGCGACTGGGTGCACGACCTGGCCGCCAAGGCGCGCACGCTGAAGGTGAACGCCGGGCACGAGGCCGGCACCGATGTCGGGCCGGTGGTCTCGAAGGCGGCCAAGGCGCGCATTCTGGAGCTGATCGAATCCGGCGTGAGCGAGGGCGCGAGCCTGCTGCTCGACGGCCGTGACGTGAAGGTGCCCGGCTACGAGGCCGGCAACTTCATCGGGCCGACGCTGTTCGCCGACGTGAAGACCGACATGCGCATCTATACCGAGGAGATCTTCGGGCCGGTGCTGGCGGTGATCGCGGTCGACACGCTCGACGAGGCCATCGCCCTGGTCAACGCCAATCCGTTCGGCAACGGCGTGGGCCTGTTCACGCAGAGCGGGGCGGCGGCGCGCAAGTTCCAGAGCGAGATCGACATCGGCCAGGTCGGCATCAACATCCCGATCCCGGTGCCGGTACCGTACTTCAGCTTCACCGGCTCGCGCGGCTCCAAGCTCGGCGACCTCGGCCCCTACGGCAAGCAGGTGGTGCAGTTCTACACGCAGACCAAGACCGTCACCGCGCGCTGGTTCGACGACGCCACCGTCAACGACGGCGTCAACACCACCATCAGCCTGCGCTGAGCCCGGCACGAGGAAGGCACATCATGAAGATCGGATTCATCGGGCTCGGCAACATGGGCGCGCCGATGGCGCGCAACCTGCTGAAGGCCGGGCACGCGCTGCGCGTGTTCGACCTCGACGCGGCGGCGGTCCAGGCGCTGGTCGATGCCGGCGCGCGCGCCGCGGGCTCGCCCCGCGAAGCGGCCGGCGACGTCGAATGCGTGATCACCATGCTGCCGGCGGCGGCCCACGTGCGGCACGTGATCGGCGCCGAGGACGGGGTGCTGGCCGGCATCGCGCCGGGCGTGACGATCGTCGACTGCAGCACGATCGACCCGGCCACCGTCAAGGCCATGGCGCAGGCGGCCGAGGCGCGCGGCAACCGCTTCGTCGACGCGCCGGTATCGGGCGGCACGGGCGGCGCGGCGGCCGGCACGCTGACCTTCATGGTCGGCGCGCAAGGGGCGCAGTTCGAGGCGCTCAAGCCGCTGCTGGCGGCGATGGGCCGCAACATCATCGATTGCGGCGGCGTGTCGATGGGGCAGGTGGCGAAGATCTGCAACAACCTGATCCTCGGCATCAGCATGGCGGGCGTCTCGGAGGCGATGGCGCTGGGCGAGGCGCTCGGCATCGATCCGAAGGTGCTGGCCGGCATCGTCGACCGTTCGACCGGGCGCTGCTGGAGCTCGGACACCTACAACCCGTTCCCGGGCGTGGTGGAGACGGCGCCGGCCTCGCGCGCTTATACCGGTGGTTTCGGCACCGACCTGATGCTGAAGGACCTGGGGCTCGCCACCGAGGCCGCGAAGTCGGTACGGCAGCCGGCCTTTCTCGGCTCGCTCGCGCAGCAGTTGTACCAGGCGCACAGCGCCGCGGGTTCGGGCGGGCTGGACTTCTCCTCGATCATCGGGCTCTATCGCGGCAAGGCGGCCTGAGCCCGGGTATCGCGGCGTTGCGGCGCGCCGCGTTCGCGATGGCCGCGATGGTATGAAAACCATCGCGGCCATCGCCCGGGAGCGTCAGTCTTTCTTGTAGACGTGCTTGGTCCTGGCCACGCCCTTGGGCACCACCGCGCGTACCATTCCGCGCAGGGCCGCATCGGCTTGCAGCACCACGTCGCGCAGCGGCTCGTCGGGGCGGCCGCGGAACGAGGTCGGGTGGAAGTAGTCGTCGTCGCCGACCGGATGATCGGAGAAGTAGTAGTTCGAGACACAGCAGCGTGCCTCGCCGCTGAGATTCTTCGAGACCGAGTGCCATGAATACTGGTTCGTCACCATCACGGCCAGCCGGTTGAAGCGACTCACCACGGTCACCGGCTCGGCCTTGGTGCCGTTCGGCCAGAGTTCGAGATTGCCGCCCTTTTCGAGGGTCCAGTCCGGTGAAACGTAATAGAGCAGATTGAGCACGCGGTAGCGCTGCCGGTCCTTGTCGTGCGAATTGTCCAGGTGCGGATTGAGGAAGTGGCCGTGCCCCATCATCGAGATGCCGCCGGCATAGAGATGCTCGTCCGGTTGCAGCGAGCGCAGGCCGGTGATCTCGGTGATCACCTCGACCACCGCCGGCTGCTGGAACGCGAAGGTGATTTCCTCCAGCAACGGGGCATGCTCGTTCATCTGCGACGTGACGTATTTCAACTCGCGCAGGCTCTTGCGCAGCATCATCGACGAGGAGGCCGGGAACGCCTCGCGTATCCGCATCACCACTTCGTCGGGCAGTATCTCGTCGACGTGGAAATGATTGAGCGGCATGGATGCCTGCCATTGCCGGCGCGAGGCCTCGAGATGCTGCCTGAGGCGAGCGGCGATTCGATCGCCCATTTCCTGTCTGTTCATGTCTCGTCACGTCCCATCGATATTGCGCGGTTGCAGGCGAATTATGCCAGCAGCGGCTGATGGGACGGGATATCGGGCGAGGGGTGCCGCCTCAATGCGGATGCACGGTCCAGGCCACCAGCCGCGCCACCAGCGGCCTCACGATCAGCACGCAGACGAAGGCCGAGGGCATCGCCACCCGATAGGCATTCTTCACGTTTTCCATGTAATGCGCGTCCAGGCCGAATTCGGCGAAAGTGATCACCAGGCACATCAGGAAGGCCATGATGGTCGCCATGTAGAGCGCGAACACGTAGGGCGTCGAACGGCGGGGGAAGCGGTAGCGATAGGTCTTGGGTGCAATGTCGGGAGTCGTGCCGGGCATCATCGAAGCGGTCTCGTCGTGTCGGGTTTCAGGGAAGCGCCAGCGTAGCAAGCGCGCGGCAGCGCCACTAGCCGGCTTGTGGCGGATTCATCCGTAAGGGAAAATTACGAATCGATTCCCGGGACGACAAGCGCATGGCGATCAATCTCCTCGGCCTGATCCATTGCTACATCCGCGTGGTGGAGAACGGCAGCATCGCGGCGGCGGCGCGCGCGCTCGGCATGAGCGCGGCGGCCGTGAGCCAGAACCTGGCGCGCCTCGAGGCCCACCTCGGCGTGCGCCTGCTCTCGCGCACCACGCGCAGCATGGCGCTGACCGAAAGCGGCACGCATTACTACGAGAAGGTCCGCCATATCCCGCGTGATCTCGACCTGGCGCAGGCGGCGGCCACCGAGGCGCTGGCGCCGCGCGGCCCGCTTTGCGTGGCGACCACGGCCGCCTTCGGGCGCCACCTGCTGGCGCCGCTGATGCCGGCCTTCCAGGCCGCCTATCCGCGCATCGCGGTTGAGCTGATCAGCACCGACCGCCGTATCGATCACCGGCTCGAAGGCGTCGATCTCAGCCTGCGAATCGCCGCGCAGCTCGACGAGCGACTGGTGGCCCGGCGCATCGCCTCGCGTCCCTTCGTGTTCTGCGCCTCGCCCGCCTACCTGGCGCGCGCCGGCGTGCCGGCCGCGCCCGAGGATCTCGAGGAACACGCCTGCCTGGTGCTGCGCTACCCGACCGACGGACGTTTCCTGCCATGGGGCTTCGTGCGCGACGGGCGGCGTTTCGAGGCGGCCGTGAACCCGGCCTTCATCTGCGACGACATCGACATGCTCGCGCAGATCGCCGTCAGCGGCGGCGGTATCGCGCGGCTCGCCAGCTTCGTCGCGCAGCCGCTGATCGACGCGGGCAAGCTGCTGCCCTTGTTCGAGGCGCGCTCGCGCAGCCGGGCCTGGGCCGAATCCGAACCGATGGAGATCTACGCCTGCGTGGCCGAGCGCGCCGCGCTCAATGCCAAGGTGCGGGCCTTCATCGATTTCGTGGAGGCCGAGCTGGCGGAGGACGCGCCGGGGCGTCGCTGATCGCCGGGCGCCAGGCAGGCCATCACGGCCAGCAGGCAGGCCAGGGCGGGGATCGTCAGGATCACGAGCCGTCTCGGTCGCGACAGCCGCAAGGCGGGCGGCAGGGCGATCACTGCAAGCCGGGCAAAAGCGATGAAGATGAAGGGCAGCGTCAGGGCCGTCGCGACCTGGATGTCCATCGTCAGCGAGACTAGATCTGGGGCACGCCATACGAACCAGGCGCAGGCCGCGAGGCAGGCCAGGTACAGCGCGACCGGCGCCGGGTTGCGCGGTTTGCCGTGGAGTCCAAAACATTCCCGGGTACCGGACAGCATCGCCAGCGAGGCGACGATCGCGGCCACCATCGAGGCAGCCAGCACGCCCGCGCCGAACACCGCCTGCCCGACGACCGGGCCCAGCGCCGAGGCCAGCATCGCGCTGATGTCGGCGATCGAATCGAGCGGACGACTGCCGCCCGTGCCTTGCGCGACGGCCGCGCTGGCCACCAGCACCGCGCCGGTCAGCAATTGCGTCAGCACCGCGCCGACGAGGGTTTCCCGGCGCTGCTGGCGCAGGGCGTCCCAGCGCCGGAACCGTCCCGTCATCGCCGATTGTTGATAGAAGACCATCGACGGGCTGAAGATCGCGCCGAGCAGCGCCACCGCCGCCCAGCCGAATCCAGGCCCGGCCGGATGCCAATCGATCGCCTGCCGGGCCAGCGTGCCCAGCGCGGGATGGCTGCGCCAGGCCAGGTAGAAGAACGCCAGCTCGAGCGAGCCGATCGCCAGGGCGATTCGCTCCACGCGCCGCCAGGATCGCGACAGCACCAGCAGCGTCATCAGGGCAGCGGCCATGGCCACGCTGATCCCTCGCGCCACGCCATGGATCTCGCCGATGCCGGCCACGGCCGTCAGCTCGGTGATCAGCGTGGCGGCGGTGACCAGTGTGAGCATGGCGGCTGCCAGGACCGCCCAGCCGCGCCCGAAGTGTTTGCCGATCAGCCCGCAAGGGCCATGGCCGGTCGTGATGCCGAGCCGCGCCGCGAGTTCCTGCACGACATGGAGCACCGGGATCGAGAGCAGCACCACGGGCAGCAGCCGGTAGCCCCATTGCATGCCGCATTGCGCGGCGACGACGATGTTGCCCGCGTCGGTATCGGCGATCGCGGCCAGCAGGCCGGGGCCCCAGGCGGTGGCCGCGCGCCATCGCCGGCCGCTTTCGCCCGCGCTTGACACCGGGCCGGACCGTTCGGTCTCGCCGCGTCGATCGGCGTCCGCGATCATCGAGGCGTGCTCCGCGAGCGAAGCACCGCGACGCGAGCAAGGTCGGACAACAGCCGTGTCTCGCGTGCCGTCCCTAGCAGTCCGAAAGCTTGCGCCTGCCGGCTTCCGACCTTTCGGAAAGATTCTCCAGTTGCCATGCAAATCCCGTCTTGTCCGCACATTGACCCCATGCTACATTCGGCTCATCAAATCGGATACCGGTAACCGATTCATGCTCGATCGATGTCCAACCGAAACCGCGTGCATGCGGTTTCGATCGCGAGTTTGCCGGATGCGATGCCCCCACGGTGAATGGCCGTGACAGGAAGGGCAAATGGTGGAGACAGCGGCAAACGACCTTCCTGTCCATGATCGTCATGGCGACCCGACTTCGTCGGGCGGCGATGACGAGCGATGCTGAACATGTTCTGAAACGCAAGCAAAGCGGAAACGAGCGGGCATCGAACCGGGCCCGCGCACGTTTCCCGACATATCGGAGACGGACGATGGGAATCAACAGGACTCGATGGGCCGCCTGCCTGTTCGGCGCGGGCGCAATGCTGGTCGGCGGCGCTGCGCTGGCCCAGAGCAAGCCGACCGGCAGCATGAAGATCGCCTTCTCGAACTCGTTCGCGAGCAATTCGTGGCGCCAGCAGATGCTGCAGGATTGGGACAAGGTCAGCAAGCAGGCGGTGGCCGACAAGCAGGTGGCGGCCGCGCCGAGCTTCACCACGGTGCAGAACCAGGCCACCGAGCAATCCCAGCAGATCCGCAACCTGATCCTCCAGGGCTACCAGGCGATCGTGATCGACGCGGCCTCGCCGACCGCCGTCAACGGCGCGGTGAGGCAGGCCTGCAGCGCCGGCATCGTGGTGGTCTCGTTCGACGGCACCGTCACCGAGCCCTGCGCCTATCGCATCAGCATCGACTTCAAGCGCATGGGCCGCATGGAGCTCGACTACTTCCACAATCGCAAGCTCAAGGGCAACCTGCTCGAGGTGCGCGGGCTGGCCGGCTTCGTGGTGGACAACCAGATCCACGAAGGCGTCACGGACGGCCTCAAGCAATACCCCGAATTCAAGGTGGTGGGTTCGGTCAACGGCGACTACACGCAGACCGTCGCGCAGAAGGCGGTGGCCGGGCTGCTGCCGACCCTGCCCGAGGTGGTGGCCGTCACCACCCAGGGCGGCGACGGCGCCGGCACCGCGCGCGCCTTCCTCGACGCGGGGCGCAAGCTGCCGGTGATCTACATGGGCAATCGCTACGACGAGCTGGCGCTCTGGAAGAGCGAGCACGACAAGAACGGCTACGAGACGCAGTCGGCCTCGATCGTGCCGGGCGTGGCGACCTTCGCGTTCTGGTACGCGCAGCAACTGCTGGCCGGCAACAAGCTGCCCAAGGAGGTGAGCCTGCCGATCGCGGTGGTCTCGCAGGGCGACCTGGAGAAATCGCTGGCGGCCACGCCCAAGGGCGGCGTCTACGACCAGACCTTCACGCGCCAGGAAGTGCTCGACTACGTCAGGCAGCACGCCGCCAACTGATCGGTCCGCGACCGAGGATCGGCCTGCGCGCGCCGCGCGCCGCGCGCGGCGCCGGTCCAGCGAATGGAGAACGCATGGTTTCCCTTGCGCAAACGGCATTCATCCGCACCGAGGCATTGGGCAAGACCTTCGGCGTGGTGCGTGCGCTCGACGCCGCCACGCTGTCGTTCCATCCCGGCGAGTGCGTCGGGGTGATGGGGCACAACGGCGCCGGCAAGTCGACCCTGATGAACATCCTGGCCGGCGTGTTCCGCAACGACGCGGGCACGCTGTACGTGGACGGCCAGCAGATCGGCCCGCAATGGAACACCCACGAAGCGATGCGGCACGGCATCCGCTGCGTGTTCCAGGAGCTGTCGCTGTGCCCGAACCTGAGCCTGGCCGAGAACATGCGCCTGCGCGCGGCGCGCAGCAAGGGCCTGCGCTGGCGCGTGGCCGCCGGCCGGCAGTTGATCGAGACGCTCGACCGGATCTTCCCGCGCCATGGCCTCGCGCCCGGCCAGTTGATCGAATCGCTGCCCATCACCAAGCGCCAGATGGTTGAGATCGCGATGGCCTTCACGCCGGGCGACTACCCGCTCAGGCTGGTGATCCTCGACGAGCCGACCTCCTCGCTCGACGAATACTCGGCCACGCAACTGCTCGACTACCTGCGCAGCTTCGTGCAGGGCGGCGGCATCTGCATCCTGATCTCGCACAAGATGCACGAGGTGATGGAGCGCAGCGACCGCGTGGTGGTGATGCGCGAGGGCAGGCTCGTCTACGAGAGCGCGACCGCCGACACCAGCGTGGAGCGGCTGGTCGCGGCGATGGGGCACGAGCTCGGGCATGTCGAGCGCGGCGCCCGCGCGAGCCGCGCGGCGGCCGCCTCGGGCGTGCCGCGCATCAAGGCGCGGCTCGGCGAACGCGGCGCCGCGCTGGAGGCCTTCGAGGGCGAGGTGGTGGGCCTCGCCGGCCTGGCCGGGCACGGCCAGACGCGCCTGCTCAAGCTGATCCACGCGCTGCGCGAAGGCCGCGCCGACCGGCAGGGCAACCGGCGGCAGGCGCGCACGGCCTTCGTGGCCGGCGACCGGCAGGGCGACGGCGTGTTCGGGCTGTGGTCGATCGCGCGCAACATGAGCCTGTCCTGGCTCGGCGACTGCGTGCGCGGCGGCCTGATCTCGTTTCACGAGGAGGAGCGACGCGTGGCGCGGTGGGTGAACACGCTGAAGGTGAAGACGCCCGACACGAGCCTGCCGATCGACTCGCTGTCGGGCGGCAACCAGCAGAAGATCCTGTTCGCGCGCGCGCTCGGCACCGACGCCTCGGTGATCCTGATGGACGACCCGATGCGCGGCGTCGACATCGGCACCAAGCACGAGGTCTACGGCATCGTCCGCGCGCAGGCCGACGAGGGGCGCACCTTCCTCTGGTACACCACCGAGTTCGAGGAGCTGTACCACTGCGACCGCATCTACGTGATGAACGAGGGCGAAATCGTCGGCGAGATCTCGGCCGACGAGCTGAGCGAGGCCGAGGTGCTGCGTCTTTCCTTCAAGGCGGCCGCATGAAACGCATTCACTTTCCCGCGTCGCGGCTGCTGTCGGCCCTGACCTTCGTGGTGCTGCTGGCGCTGATCGTCAGGAACCAGCCGATGTCGCTGTCCTACATGGGGCTGACCCTGCTGCTCGGCTCGGCGATCCCGCTGATCTTCGCCACGCTCGCGCAGATGATGTTCATCTCGATCGGCGACCTGGACCTGTCGATCGGCCCTTTCGTGTCGATGAACGCGGCGATCGGCGCGATCGTGCTGCCGTCCTCGCCCTGGCTCGCGATCCTGCTCTACCTGCTGGCGATCGCCGCCTACGCGCTGTGCGGCGCGCTGATCGAGCTGCGCCGGCTGTCGGCGATCGTGGTGACGCTCGGCATGTCCTTCGTCTGGCTCGGCTGCGCGCTGCTGCTGGTGCCCAGCCCCGGCGGCGAGGCGCCCCAGGCCCTGGTCGACCTGCTGTCCTGGCATTCGCCGCTGATTCCGCTGCCGGTGCTGGTGGCCATCGTCGGCGCGCTGATTGGCTATTTCATCTTCAACGTCAGCGTGTTCGGCACCATCGTGCGCGGCCTCGGCGGCAATCCGCGCGTGATCCAGCGCAGCGGTCATTCGGCGCTGGCGATCCGGATGGGCGTGTATGCGCTGGCGGGCCTGTTCGGCATCGTCGCCGGCCTGCTGATGCTGGGCCAGACCACCTCGGCGGACGCCAACCAGGCTTCCGGCTTCACGCTGATCTCGATCGCCGGCGTGATCCTGGGCGGCGGCGAATTCGTCGGCGGCAAGGTGTTCGCGCTGGGCAGCGTGTTCGGCGCGCTCAGCATGACCCTGGCCACCTCGTTCCTGAACTTCTACGAGGTGTCGTCGGATTGGCAGGTGGCGATGCAGGGCGTGATCCTGATCGTCGCCCTGAGCCTGCGCACCGTGGTGGCGCGCCCGGGGAGGCCGGCATGAATACCGTGCAACGCAAGATGCCGCGCGCGCCGGGCGGCCGGCACTGGCTCAGCGCCTGGATCGCCACCGCGCTGGTGCTGGTCGCCACCGCCCTGTTCAACGCCGGCAAGGGCGGCCCGAGCCTGGGCCCGCTGCTGAGCACCGCGCTGAGCTTCTCTACCTTCACCGTGCTGGTCTCGCTGGGGCAGATGCTGGTGATCACCAGCGGCCCCGGCAACATCGACCTGTCGATTCCCTCGGTGATCGCGCTGTCGGGGGCGCTGTCGATGAGCGTGATGAACGGCGCCAACGGCATGATCCTGCCGGGCATCGCGGTGGCGCTGCTGTCGGGGGCGGTGGTGGGCGGCTTCAACTTCGTGCTGATCCGCTTCCTGCGGATTCCACCCATCATCGCCACGCTGTCGAGCGCGCTGATCGTGCTGTCCTGCGCGATCGCCTACGGGCGCGGCGTGCGCACGCCGCCGCCCGCGCTGCTGGCGCAGATGATGGTGGCGCGCATCGCCTGGCTGCCGCTGTTCTCGATCTTCGCGATCGCGCTCACGCTGCTGGTCTGGCTGCTGCTCACGCGCACGCTGTACGGCCGCGCGCTCGCCGCGCTCGGCCAGAACACCAATGCCGCGCGGCTGGCCGGCGTCAGGACCGATTTCCACGTCTGGCTGACCTACGTGATCTGCGGCGCGCTGGCCGGGCTGACCGGCTGCCTGATCGCGACCTTCTCGGGTGGCAATTCGCTGGACCAGGGCAACGAGTACCTGCTGCTGACGGTGGCGGTGGTGGTGATCGGCGGCACCTCGGTGTCGGGCGGACGCGCCTCGCTGGGCGGCGTGTGGGGCGCGGCGTTGTTCATGTTCCTGCTGGTCGCGCTGCTGAATTCGGCCGGCGCCAGCGCCGGGCTGCGCACCGTGCTGACCGGCATCATCATCGTGGCGGTGGTGGCCCTGACCGAAAAACGCAAATCTCTCTAGGAAAGCCGATGAAACAGGAAGTCATTGAGATCTACGACGAACGTGCGCGCGACCTGCTCGCGCCGGGCGCCAAGCTGGAGCAACTGGCCAGCGGCTGCATCTGGTCCGAGGGCGCGGTGTGGATGCACGAGGACGGCTCGGTGCTGTGGAGCGACATCCCCAACAACCGCATGATGCGCTGGCATCCCGAGACGGGCGCGAGCGTGTGGCGCGACCAGGTCGAATACACCAACGGCCATTTCCGCGAGGCCGACGGCAGCCTGCTGCATTGCTCGCATGGCCAGCGCGCGCTGGTGCGCACGCGCTTCGGGCGCGACCTGGGCGAGACGCACGACGAGATCGTGGTGGACAACTATCACGGCCGCCGCCTCAATTCGCCCAACGACGTGGTGGTCAAGCGCGACGGCACCATCTGGTTCAGCGATCCGCCCTACGGCATCCTGTCCGACTACGAGGGCCACCAGGCCGAGCAGGAGCTGCCGGGCCGCTACGTGTTCCGCTTCGATCCGCGCGACGGCACCCTCGACGTGATGACCGACCTGCTGATCTGCCCGAACGGGCTGGCCTTCTCGCCGGACGAGTCGCTGCTCTACGTGTCGGACACCTCGATGGTTCCCTACGAGGACAAGGGCTTCCACAACATCCGCGTGTTCGAGGTGGTGAACGGGCGCTCGCTGGTCAGGCCGCGCATCTTCGCCACCATCGCCGAGGGCGAGGGGCTCGCCGACGGCTTCCGCCTGGACAGCCGGGGCTGGGTGTTCACCAGCAGCGCGATCGGCATCCAGGTGTTTCATCCGGATGGCACGAAGCTGGCCTTGATCCCGGTGCCGGAGAAGGTCGCCAACCTGACCTTCGGCGGCGTGAACCGCGACGAGATGTTCATCGCGGCCTCGAGTTCGCTGTACCGGATCCGCGTCAATGCGCGGGGGATCCAGACGCCCTGAATCGCCGGGCGCATTGGCGCCGTGGATTCATGCGGGCGCCGTTTCGGCCGGCGGTGGCTCGCGGTTCCCGTCCAGCGGCGTCGCGCCGAACTGCAGCGCCGCCAGTTGCGCGTAGAGCGGCGAGTGCTGGAGCAACTCGGCATGCCGGCCCTGGGCGACGATGCGGCCGTGGTCGAGCACCACGAT contains:
- a CDS encoding ABC transporter permease, with protein sequence MKRIHFPASRLLSALTFVVLLALIVRNQPMSLSYMGLTLLLGSAIPLIFATLAQMMFISIGDLDLSIGPFVSMNAAIGAIVLPSSPWLAILLYLLAIAAYALCGALIELRRLSAIVVTLGMSFVWLGCALLLVPSPGGEAPQALVDLLSWHSPLIPLPVLVAIVGALIGYFIFNVSVFGTIVRGLGGNPRVIQRSGHSALAIRMGVYALAGLFGIVAGLLMLGQTTSADANQASGFTLISIAGVILGGGEFVGGKVFALGSVFGALSMTLATSFLNFYEVSSDWQVAMQGVILIVALSLRTVVARPGRPA
- a CDS encoding ABC transporter permease is translated as MNTVQRKMPRAPGGRHWLSAWIATALVLVATALFNAGKGGPSLGPLLSTALSFSTFTVLVSLGQMLVITSGPGNIDLSIPSVIALSGALSMSVMNGANGMILPGIAVALLSGAVVGGFNFVLIRFLRIPPIIATLSSALIVLSCAIAYGRGVRTPPPALLAQMMVARIAWLPLFSIFAIALTLLVWLLLTRTLYGRALAALGQNTNAARLAGVRTDFHVWLTYVICGALAGLTGCLIATFSGGNSLDQGNEYLLLTVAVVVIGGTSVSGGRASLGGVWGAALFMFLLVALLNSAGASAGLRTVLTGIIIVAVVALTEKRKSL
- a CDS encoding SMP-30/gluconolactonase/LRE family protein, which gives rise to MKQEVIEIYDERARDLLAPGAKLEQLASGCIWSEGAVWMHEDGSVLWSDIPNNRMMRWHPETGASVWRDQVEYTNGHFREADGSLLHCSHGQRALVRTRFGRDLGETHDEIVVDNYHGRRLNSPNDVVVKRDGTIWFSDPPYGILSDYEGHQAEQELPGRYVFRFDPRDGTLDVMTDLLICPNGLAFSPDESLLYVSDTSMVPYEDKGFHNIRVFEVVNGRSLVRPRIFATIAEGEGLADGFRLDSRGWVFTSSAIGIQVFHPDGTKLALIPVPEKVANLTFGGVNRDEMFIAASSSLYRIRVNARGIQTP